Proteins encoded within one genomic window of Apis mellifera strain DH4 linkage group LG1, Amel_HAv3.1, whole genome shotgun sequence:
- the LOC413895 gene encoding bone morphogenetic protein receptor type-2 has translation MKAIVSITFIVLLYGINSVPISAIRICASRKKNNENFPLKQNTPSVPEDFLNDSNIIHTAKNDNIKFETCTNFCHALWQEEKTANGTKIIILSQGCWKQSGEQKCETTECIALQSSTKALNNTKFCCCHGDYCNLNINSTNTLYSENNAHTSISAENNQPTTQYLEQSDSGRWIVIITSVLLCILLVICIIALMIYRIYHNNMLARLGKPLSYTDQFMDSTALRTGTYTVDHLKLTTIVGQGRYGSVWQGSMGDQDVAVKIFPSHYRNYFQNERDTYCLPFMEHSSLLSYYGVDERVSMEGSVEYLLVLSFAPGGTLTDFLRTHMIDWITFCKMGLSMVKGLAYLHTDIHKGDKFKPCIAHRDINSRNILIKADGTCCICDLGLAVQISGSKYYSNGEAQHAEIKSINDVGTLRYMAPEILEGAVNLRDCESSLKQIDVYAMGLVIWELVSRCSDIYVLGSEVPPYRQPYEKEIGLHPTFEQMQVLVSRNKARPLLEGNLVDRPGVRLIKETMEDCWDADAEARLTALCIEERLSELQSHRVTIHFTDGSPMVNSHCTLVPSTTNSLYSESSHHDNIHVTQFISQAAQDNSSNEGGVVENLVTLSPSESIIHEHSFKNSNEIAIYNHTQTLQPYQGRNPCMERNLMLQSDSLEDLECNGNVLVDKSMKHTCNDQYRIVSEAQGLVSHDYLSQHTTQLSQLRPVTPIPYVQNVISDDGTSSYGKRKQTNVHEICSQDSPRKKLFGWSNFKKLLVNKKMYPYNKYQIDREDSKSNLLSKQNVQIKTVETNVTISPTGKYVNGIITKTPAFTSTLDKNDKNAIQIGKQKFDNDNNTNTRPSTLPLVNLRNKKSENINRQESIDKFNEVFNVGSNVNVLKDPHMRIKTPGDLPPSVRKIRGRGQSTARFSLYDDRMMCNILSEENDRNDKAIWNSVPFGMDLGDSDDKHSPTKFNTKNVTCF, from the exons gtTGTTGGAAACAGTCTGGTGAACAAAAATGTGAAACAACAGAATGCATTGCCCTTCAAAGCTCCACTAAagcattaaataatacaaaattttgttGCTGCCATGGAGATTATTGTAATCTTAATATCAATAGTActaatactttatattctgAGAATAATGCACATACTTCTATTTCTGCAGAAAATAATCAGCCTA CAACTCAGTATTTGGAGCAATCAGATTCTGGGAGATGGATTGTTATCATAACAAGTGttttattatgcatattattagtaatatgtattatagctttaatgatatatcgtatatatcataataatatgttaGCAAGATTAGGAAAACCACTTTCCTATACAGATCAATTTATGGATAGTACAGCATTAAGAACTGGTACTTATACAGTAGATCATTTGAAACTTACAACAATTGTAG gtCAAGGTCGCTATGGTTCTGTATGGCAAGGCAGCATGGGAGATCAAGATGTtgctgtaaaaatatttccttctcattatcgtaattatttccaaaatgaACGAGATACTTATTGTCTTCCCTTTATGGAACACTCATCTCTTTTAAGTTACTatg GTGTGGATGAAAGAGTTAGTATGGAAGGTAGTGTTGAATATCTTTTGGTACTTAGTTTTGCGCCAGGTGGTACTTTAACAGATTTTTTAAGAACACATATGATTGATTGGATCACATTTTGTAAAATGGGTCTTTCTATGGTGAAAGGTCTTGCTTATTTACATACTGATATACATAAAGGTG aTAAATTTAAGCCATGTATTGCACACAGAGACAtcaattcaagaaatatattaatcaaagcTGATGGTACTTGCTGTATATGCGATTTAGGATTAGCAGTTCAAATTTCTGGATCTAAATACTATTCAAATGGAGAAGCACAGCATGccgaaataaaatcaatcaatgAT gtCGGTACTTTGAGATATATGGCGCCAGAAATATTGGAAGGTGCTGTAAATTTACGAGATTGCGAAAGTTCTTTGAAACAAATAGATGTGTATGCAATGGGTTTAGTAATATGGGAATTAGTTTCAAGATGTTCGGATATTTACGTATTAGGATCCGAAGTACCTCCCTATAGACAACCATATGAGAAAGAAATTGGTCTTCATCCAACATTTGAACAAATGCAAGTTTTAGTTTCTCGTAATAAAGCAAGACCTCTATTAGAAGGTAATTTAGTGGATAGGCCAGGAGTACGTTTGATTAAAGAAACAATGGAAGATTGTTGGGATGCAGATGCAGAAGCTCGATTAACTGCTTTATGTATAGAAGAACGCCTCTCAGAATTACAATCTCATCGAG taacaATACATTTTACTGATGGAAGTCCAATGGTAAACTCCCATTGTACTCTAGTGCCTTCAACCACAAATAGTCTTTATAGTGAATCTTCACATCATGACAATATCCATGTCACTCAATTTATATCACAGGCAGCACAAGATAATTCGAGTAACGAAGGCGGCGTTGTTGAAAATCTGGTAACATTATCACCTTCTGAAAGCATTATACATGAACATAGCt ttaaaaattcaaatgaaatagcaatatataatcatactcAAACACTTCAACCTTATCAAGGACGAAATCCTTGtatggaaagaaatttaatgttaCAGTCAGATTCACTTGAAGATTTGGAATGTAATGGTAATGTACTTGTTGATAAATCTATGAAACATACATGTAATGATCAATATAGAATTGTATCAGAAGCACAAGGACTTGTTTCTCATGATTATTTAAGTCAACACACAACGCAATTATCTCAGTTGAGACCAGTTACACCTATACCATACGTTCAAAATGTTATTTCGGATGACGGTACATCATCGTATGGTAAAAGAAAGCAAACAAATGTACATGAGATTTGTTCGCAAGATAGtcctcgaaaaaaattattcggatggtcaaattttaaaaaattacttgttaataagaaaatgtatccatataataaatatcaaatagatCGAGAGGATTCTAAATCCAATTTATTGTCAAAACAGAATGTACAGATCAAAACTGTAGAAACCAATGTAACGATATCTCCGACGGGAAAATATGTGAATGGTATTATTACTAAAACACCTGCTTTTACTTCTACGTTAgataagaatgataaaaatgctATACAAATTggtaaacaaaaatttgataatgataataatacaaatactcGACCATCTACCTTACCCCttgtaaatttaagaaataaaaaaagtgaaaatattaatagacaAGAAAGCATCGATAAATTCAACGAAGTTTTTAATGTAGGATCTAatgtaaatgtattaaaagatCCACATATGAGAATAAAAACACCGGGAGATTTACCACCTTCAGTAAGGAAAATTCGTGGTCGTGGACAATCAACCGCTAGATTTTCTCTTTATGACGATCGTATGATGTGCAATATTTTAAGCGAAGAAAATGATCGAAATGACAAAGCTATTTGGAATTCGGTACCGTTTGGTATGGATCTTGGTGATAGCGATGATAAACATTCACCGACTAAATTTAATACCAAAAATGTTACTTGCTTTTAA